The DNA segment agaacactgggatcaggccctgagccgaaggcagacgcttaacttactgtgccacccaggcgccccccaagaaaggattcttttttttttttttaaagattttatttatttatgtgacagagagacagccagcaagagagggaacacagcggggagtgggagaggaagaaacaggcttccagtggagaagcccgatgtgggactcgatcccggaacgccgggatcatgccctgagccgaaggcagatgcttaacgactgtgccacccaggcgcccccccaagaaAGGATTCTTAATCAGGGAAGTGATGAggtccattttctattttaagtagGTTATCATTGCTGCTGCATGCCAAATGGATCGAAGTGAACAGGGAGGGTAGTTGGGAGGCCCGTTGGGAGCCTGGTGCTGGAAGCTGAGTGAGGAGTAACAACAGTAGCCTAGACTCAGGTGGTGGCCATAGAGACGGAAGGATCTAGATCcatgctgtccaatatggcagccaccagccatatgtggctactgagcacttgaaatgcatGAGTGTAAAAATACCTACCAGATTTTGAAGAGTTGGTACAAAACAGCTCAcgaaatatctcattaataatttgcTTAGCTTCCTTACATATTGACATAataatattttggacatttcatgatacataaaatagaatataaaaaaaatttcacctgtgttttacttaaaaaatgtggctactcgagaaatttaaattatgtatgtggctTGTATCTGTAGCTCACATCATGGTTTTTTTGAACACTGCTGATAGGGACGAAagttactgaatttaaaaaatacgttTCTAGCAAATTTACATTGGACACATTAGAAATTTCTAGCTAGGTATacgttttctttttctggtccaCAGAAGGTATTTATTTGCTATAACAAAACAATACAGTTAGTGTTTGATTCCAACCACTAAGAGCAAAAGCAACTAAAAATTTGACAATGCACATAAAAAACCCCAGAACGTTTAATATGACAAatatctatttctaaaataatggtCCTAAAATTCTTCAGTTATTGAAAACTATATAAAAACAGAAGGGTGGTTAACAGTGACAGATCTAACTCTGAGCGACTTTGCTGACAATGCATAAATTCCCCCCTTGTTTATAATCTGTTCAAGCTGTCTTTATACCAACAGAGTGGGCAGAGCGTTTAGGGTCAATATCAGTTACACAACATTAGCATGAATTGGGACAGCTACAGAGAGGGCATTGTTTTCCTTCGAGCTGGCCAAGCGACCACAGAAACAGCTGATCATTTCTCTGAATTGGGGATTTTATCCCCAAAAATGCCACATACCTTTCAGacatatttttagaatatatttaatcatttctttatgTAATATTTACAGATGTCTTGAACTTAAAAGGATATCGGCTTGCGGAATTTTATTGCCTTTACAAAAATAACCTTAAGTGGGGGCTGCTTACCCCCCTTACTGACAGCATATTGCGGGAGGCCCTTTTGGGCATAACGGGAAGAGCAGTGGCCTTTAAAGACTGAAGAGTTTGGCTCGATGTCAGCATCCATAATGTGTGACCTTGACCATGGTTCTGTCTCTCTGAACCTCACATATTTACTCTTCCAATGGAGATGGTGCTTGCTGCCACTTCCCTCATCTTTGATCACACCCACCAGATAGGGAGGAAACCGAGTTTCAGGAAGGGTAAGGATTTACCGAAGTTTACGTTGCTAGAAAGCAGTGAAGCCAGGACACCTACCCCGGTCTTTCTGGCACCACAgtcagctgaaaaaaaaatgttccccttTACTATGCCCCTTGCCAATTCCCCTGCCTACCTCTGAAACTCTCAGGAAGGTCGAATCGACTTGGTGAACGGGCTTTGGAGAAATGCCGTATGATGGGCAAATGTAAGAGATGATCAACGAAAGAGCTGTAAGCAGTAGGAACATCTCCGAAGGTACAGACACAAGCTACCGTGTGACGTAGCCGTGTCTGAGTCAGTGAAGCGAGTGTCAGTGCTGCTTTCTCAAATTCACGCTCTGAAAGTCACATCACAGAGCGGTAATTGCTTTGCTCCGGATGAAAATTGACAGGGATTCAGAGGAAAATAGTTCAGTGGTCATACTAAAAACTCAGAGTCAGATGCACTTAGCATCATACCGTAAGTGTAGTTAGTCACAGCGTAAACAAGCCTGGGGCCGGACGTGGCTTCCTGCAAGTAGGCTGGCGCACTGGGGGCGGGAGCATTCATTCTGCAAGAGGCTGAGACGGGAACCGAGGCAGGATGCAGGAGCTATTTGTGCTCGTTCTCTCCCTTACCTTACTGACTTGCTTCGCAGGTGAGCATTCACTCTGAAAACGGCCTATTTCTCTGTTGACATGATAAACTGGAATgtctatattatatttaaaaacattttttcatgtcaaaGAATATGCAATATATGATAATTCAATGCTCGCCCCACCAAGAGCAGGCTCGCAGAATTGCTATCATtagagataaattatttttttaatctttaaatgtatttgaatattaattCTCAGAAATGCTGATAAATCTTTAACTataccatcttttattttatttttttaaaagattttatttatttatttatttatttgagagagagagacgaagagagccagagagaaagcacgagcaggggtcgGGGGTAGAAGGCGAAGCAGGGagtctcagcagggagcccgatgtaggactcgatcccaggaccctgacatcatgacctgagctgaaggcagaagcttgaccgactgagccacccaggcatcccaactaTACCAACATTTAGAGTTCATATGAGGTCATCAAGACTTGATAGACTTTTACATGATGATATCATTTGGCATTTATTGTGATTATTAAAACAATATGATTTTATTATCATAATATTTTCTTCGAGGGATCAAGTGTGATCATGAAGTCTAATACAATCTTGTTCTCACGGAGAATCTTCCAATAACAACTTTTAGTTGATTTAGTGTTTTggggatttaaagaaaaaaaaaccatcaaaCAAACCTAAGGGACAAGAAGCACATTGACCGGAGGACTGAGGAAATATGTTTCAAAAAACTTatccgggggcacctggctggcctagttggtggagcgtgcaactctgggtcttggagtcatgagtttgagccccacgttgggtatagagatgatttaaaaaagaaagaaaaagaaaaaccccataTTCATTCAACTAGCTCccacttttaaagaaatgtaccATTGCTATAGGTAAGTCTGTTCAAGGTGTGCAGCCTTTGCTCCGGGTTTCCCATGTTAGAAACAATTCAGAGCCCTTGCCGGAGCCCTCTGGAATGCCACGTCCTTTGGGACAGGTCCCTGTGAAAGAACTTCTGTGTGTGGCCGAAATTGAACTTGCAAATCCTTGGTCTCGGACCGCGAGCCAGAGCATGCGCTGATGGCCGAGACCCCCTCAGGCCCCTTCCTGACTTTTGCAGGGTCCTCCCCGATTCTGACGGAAAAGCAGGCCAAGCAGCTCCTCAGGTCCCGGCGCCAGGACAGGCCCAGCAAAGCCGGCTTCCCTGACGAGCCCATGCGGGTGAGTGCCGGCCTCCGGCGCCCTGAAGGGCAGGTGCCCTCCTTTCCAGGCTCGGGCATTCTGAAACCAGGCGGGGGGGTTGGGGCCAGCGCCGCTAGCCTGCTCTGTGCACGGTATTTACATGCGTACAGTGGGGCTGACGGGCAGGCTCCCAGGATCTGCCGCGGGTCGCGGGCTGCCACCCTGATCGGGGTGCTAGGGAGCTGTGTCTGGTCGCCGGTGCCAGCTGCATCCTCCCCACTTCGCCCCAGGCGTCGAGCACGCGGGACCGGTGTCCTCAGCCCACTGAGCTCGGTGGTGCCgggcagactccctgccctgctgcctgCGGGcttctccccccccgcccccccgcgaCGCCTTGCGCCTCTGATTTTGGTCTGCAGCCCCTGGGTTTGTGGTGCCCACCTGCTTTGTCTTTCTGAACCAGGACACCGTGCCTGCCATCATTTTGTGAACTTGGTGGGAGCTCTCAGACCCTGCTGGCCCCGGCCTGGCTTGTCTCCCTATCCTGTGGCAGGAGCACCTGCATTCCTGGGATTTTTACCAGGATTCGTTCATTTAAAAGTCTCTTGTTCAGATgcagtattagaaaaaaaaaagatgcagtgtTGCACAGTGCGGGGGAGCGCTGGCCCAGGGTCAGGCTGCGTGGGGGGGTGCTCCCCATCTCCCCCCCGCGTAGTCTTGGGCGCCTCTCCTCATGTTCCTATATCTCTGTACTCTCATCCATAAAGTGGGGGTAACAACACATATTACTTACATTCctataatattattattctaaataatAGCATAAAATAACTACTTTGTAaggataaaataaaggaattccTACTAAGACACTTAAAATAATGCTCAGCAAACAGTAGCTACTCCTTTGAGTATTAAGTACCAGTGACCAGGCAAGGTGCCGACTGTAGGCAGTAGTTGCCCGGAATTCTGCTCAGAGTTGGTAGCAGACAGAGAAGTCGGTGAATGGCTGTTATACAGAGTGG comes from the Ailuropoda melanoleuca isolate Jingjing chromosome 13, ASM200744v2, whole genome shotgun sequence genome and includes:
- the C13H17orf67 gene encoding uncharacterized protein C17orf67 homolog isoform X2; its protein translation is MQELFVLVLSLTLLTCFAGSSPILTEKQAKQLLRSRRQDRPSKAGFPDEPMREYLHHLLRLEHRAEEQFLEHWLNPHCKPHCDRNVVHPV